The DNA region CTGGCACTCCCGAGACCAACAGAATTGATTTGGAGTTCATTCTTGATCAGACGTATTTACCGTCCTTGATTTCCAGCCTCGACCGAGCCATCGAGGAAACCCAAAGCGAACAAGTCGGTGCAGCCAACCGCGATAACGCTGGTGATTGTTCGCAAGATCTGTAGGTTTTCATCGATGCTAGGCGCGGTTGTCTGGCCTTTTACGTTCTGCTAAGAAATGGACTTCGACACTATAAGACCGATCCTCTCAGGCTTGATCGGTGCGACGATCGCCGGATGGCTTGCGATCAAGTTGGCGAAGCAACTCCCCCACGCAGAGAACCAAACCAAGCAGCGGAAATTAGCCAAGGATCATCGGCACGTGATATTGGCCGCAAACATTGGCGCAGGGATTGCGTTGGCTACAGGGCTTATTATCTACCTCGGAGGAATCTTGGACGATCGAGATTTGCGTGGACTCGGCCTGACCATGGGGCTAATGGCATTTCTTCCGTCCCTCGTGATTGTGATCGGTAATTTCCGTGGCGGCACCCAACAGATCAGCGACGGATTCATGGCATATTCACTCGCTCAAAAGACTCCGCCATTCCTGCTCTTTGCTCTAATGTTCTTGATGTTTTGTGGAGGGCTTTGGGCGACCTACGCTTTCATCCCAAAACAAGAAGCAGAACAAGGCGTGGGTGGCAATCCGCTACCCCGCCTTGAGTTGCAGATTGAACCGTGATTAGAACCCTTTACCCTGAGTCGGACTGGCGCTCCCGGTAGCGGGTGCCACCACTTCGACGTTGGGCAAAAAACGACTTCGCAATACCGCATCCCATTATGTCCCCGCGTGATTACACCGAAGCTGAACTTGTTGAAGCCTACCTCATCGCAAATGGGATGACAGGCGACGAATCATCTTCGTGGGCGAATGACGAATTGTTGGGTTTGGTGTGGCAGAATCCAGAGCGCGCTTGGCCGATCATATGTATGATTGTAGAGCGCAAACCACCAAAATGGATACTGGGTATCCTCGGTGCCGGGCCACTAGAAGACCTGTTAAGAGCGCATGGCTCCCGTTTTATTGATCGAATCGAAGAATTCGCACTACAGAATGAGCTTTTCCGCTGTGATGTTCTTGCATGCGTTTATCCCATTGCTTGCCATCCTGAGAGGGTTGCCGACAGGGTAAGAGCTGTTTACCACTTGGAATCCGAGAGACCCAAAACACAGGAACAAGAAGCCCAACAAGGCGGCGCAGCCAACCGAGATAACGCTGGATGTTGTCCGCAAGATCTGTAGGCTTTCATCGTTGCCAGACGCGGTTGTCTGGCCTTTTACGTTATGCCAAGAAAATGAAAATCACTTGCGATCTATACTCTGAGTGGATCAGTGCGATCCGCCAAGAATTCACGAAAGAGGGATTCGACTATTCAGGGTTGGGCGACCAAGATTGCGCAATTCAATGGCAGAGCTGGAATCGTCGCATTGTCCCGCCTGGATCACGAACGATTGAGAAGGCTGACACTTTTTCCTGCCCTGCCGAGCTTCAGGCAGGTTTGGACGGACTTGAGGAAGCCTTCACCAACGGCGACAACGTGAAGCCATGGCAATCGAAGCTTGTCGATAAGGTTTCCTACGAAGATGGGCTTTTGAACGACTACGGAGTCTTGCATTTTCATTTAGGCGACACCTTGGAAGGCAACGGGTATATGAAGCGCACAGGTCCGCTTCTTTTCGCCATAGTTCGAGACGCTGCTGTTTACGAGATCGGAGTTTATGGACATGGGGCTTGGTATGAGCTCGATATCTTGAACATCATCGACCGCAATTGGCCATTCCTCCTCGATCCCGTCACCATCAAGGCGATTGACACAGCATATTCACCGAAGACGAAGGAAGAGGTCAAGGCGTTGAGGGACGCGAACGTCTGCTCAATCATTTCATTAGACAGTGGACGGATTGTGATGCCTATCGGTGGAGGCGTGGCTACGGACGGCACCTCGAATGATGCAGTTCACTCTGCCGACTACTGGGCAAAGTTTCTATGCGATGCCGACAAATTGGTTATCGAGCACATTGAAGAGTGTATCCGGAAAGGGACTCTTCCTGCGAAGGATTACCAAGTGCATCTCCATGCAACGGCAACTGAGATCGCGGCCATTGTTGAGGATAAGTTGCGCATCATCGTATGGCGAAAACAGGCATAACAAGGCGTCGCTCTCAACACCTGCCCCGCCGCGAGTTCAACCCATCATGACTATTCAACCTTCAACCCACAGTCGAAGCATCGCCCTCGGGCAGGTGTGAGAGGACTTCGACGTTGTGCCAAGAATATGAAGATGAGCGTACTGAGATCATTCTTCGACGGCATGTGCGATGCGCCGAACCTAGTCAAGGATCTTGAGGGTGGCGTCGAGCGAACTTCTCACGATGTGGTTTCCCACTATATCGACGACCTCGACACAAATTTCCCAGTTACGACCGAGCACTTAATGATGATCTGTGATGCCTTCACGACTGGCGATTTGACCGCTCAGATGATCCAGCAGATCGCGTTCGCCATGATGGCCGACGATTACCTCGAGTGGAACAACGAAACTTCCGACGGACAGCGAGTCGCAGAAGTGATCGGTTGGTGGGACTCCCCCGAAATTAACTACCCCATCACCGAATCGACCATCACGAAGTTCCGGCACTACTTGTGCACTGGGGAGAGTCAGTTCACACGGGAGGATTTGGCCCCTGATCTATCGCGAAAGGGTTGATTCATTGAGTTAGAACGAAGCGACCTGGGCACAACAAGTCGGCGCAGCCAACCGCGATAACGCTGGTGATTGTCCGCAAGATCTGTAGGCTTTCACAGTTGCCAGGCGCGGTTGTCTGGCCTTTTACGTTCTGCCAAATATTAATGAAGGCGCTGGTTGTTACAACTTTGATCCTGCTGGGCGGGGTATGGATATTCTATGCAACGATCGTGCCATCTGTGATGCGAGTGCGAGCCATGAGCGATGCTATGGCTTTCCAAGCAGCTTTGCATCAATGGGCCTCTGAGAAGGTCGTGGACGGTAGGCTCAACGAAGATGATGTGAAGCAGATCTTTCCAGAGAGCTATTCACTAGGAATTGGCGGGGAGAACTCTGACCATGACTTCCTCGCAATGATCGAGCACATTGCAGAGTCCAGCGCCCCTCCCGTCTGGCCTGGAGCCATCATGTGTGCTGTTGGCATAGCCGCGGCATTTCGCCTCCCATCAACAGCAATCGCAGAACAAGTCGGCGCAGCCAACCGCGATAACGCTGGTGATTGTTCGCAAGATCTGTAGGCTTCCATCATTGCTAGGCGCGGTTTTCTGGCCTTTTACGTTCGCCCCAAAAAAACAGATGAGCGAGGCCACCATCACGAACGCCCTACTCCGGTGCACGAGGGAAGATAATCTCGCCAGCGAGGTATTCGAACTTGTGCGCGCCGATCTCGGACTTTGGGTTCTGGAACTTCCCGAAACTTTTCAGGAGATCGTCGAGGTTCTTACCGCACACAGCAACCTTCTCAGGACGCTCAAGGCTAACGGATCTGACTACACACTACATTTAGCAGCGACCGTGGACGAGATGCACAGGCTGGTAATTCCGAGTGACATGGCGGCACTTTCCGCCGACTGTGGCTTCTCAATTGAGCTGATCGCCACCCCCTGAAAAACAACGGCGAACAAGCCGGCGCAGCCAACCGCGATAACGCTGGATGTTGTCCGCAAGATCACTAGACTTTCACAGTTGCCAGGCGCGGTTGTCTGGCCTTTTACGTTCACCACAAATAATGAAATACTCTCGCTTGATCCCCCTGTTTGCCATCTGCTCTTTTAGTTCGATTTGCACCGCCAGCGAAGTGGCTCCAACAGGCCTGACGGTGGTCGTTTGTGATTCCTCCAACAAGGTCCTAGACACTGTCGTCGTCCCTGATGACGAAAAATCTGGGTCCGTGAAGTTCACACTGCCAGAAGGGGTAACCGAAATTCGAGTATTCGCACTGGGCAAGCGTCAACACAAAGATTTGCCCTCGGGGTACTTCATTAAAGGACGACCTGACAATGACGAATGGATGGGCCGGGGCTACGTTGAGGCTCACGTTGAGAAGGGTCTCCTGGTCGGTATTGACGGGAACGGAGTAGGACCTATTAAGTTCAGCGAGGAGTTGGAGAAGCAGATCTTAGCCGACATTAAGGCTGACAAGCCGGCTCCACTTACAACTATAAAATCCGACGGTGAACAAGACGGCGCAGCCAACCGCGATAACGCTGGTGATTGTTCGCAAGATCTGTAGGCTATCCCCTATTGTCAGGCGCGGTTGTCTGGCCTTTTACGTTCTACCAAAAATGAGGATCTCCATACCAATCATCTTGCTCTTGGTTGGAACCACCCCGCTCTATTCGGATGATATCTGCGATCCGTTCAAGGCGCACGATCCTCAAATGGTGTCCGACTGCCAAGCCTCCGATAAACTCACCTCGATCTTTACCTGCATATCCAGTGGGACGCTCCAAGGCAGCGAGATCAGTTCTCGATCCACCGCGATCATCAGCACGATTTCGAAGTTCCACGAAAAGAACCACCGCGTACCGCATACGCTTGCCGAACTACGATCATTCGCCAAGTTGCATGGGTTTGACCTACTCGATCTGCAGCGACTTAGTCAGGTCGTGTTCGATGACGGCATGTTCCACTATTCGGCGACCTACGCGCGCGGGACATTAACACTCTCACATCTTCCGGATCGCCTTTGGTCCTCGGCACCTTTGGATATTCCTGAGGTAGAACAAGTCGGCGCAGCCAACCGCGATAACGCTGGATGTTGTCCGCAAGATCTGTAGGCTTTCATCGTTGCCAGGCGCGGTTGTCTGGCCTTTGACGTTCTCCATAAAGGGATATGCCATTGATCGAGCTTGAGACGAAGATTTCCGCGCCGATTGATCGTGTGTTTGATCTTGCGCGCAGCATCGACGCACACATGGCCAGCACCGAAGGGTCGAATGAGAGAGCTGTAGAGGGTCGTACCTCAGGTTTGATTGGGGACGGTGAGACAGTGACATGGGAGGCAAGTCATTTTGGGATCAAGCAGAGGCTCTCCGTGCGCGTCACCAAGTTTGACCGGCCATACCTTTTTGGAGACGAGATGATCAGCGGCGCATTTGCTTCGATGTATCATACCCACAGATTCTCCCCGTCCGGTGACGGAACCGTGATGAAGGATGAGTTCCATTTCACTGCCCCCTTTGGGATCTTAGGTCGTTTGGCCGAGGGCCTATTTCTGACTGGTTACATGACGAGATTTCTTGCCAAGAGAGCTGCCCAACTGAAGACTATGGCAGAGTCGGAAGCGTGGCGTAGCTACCTAAAAAATACAGGAGAACAAGCCAGCGCTGGCAACCGCGATAAGGCTGGTGGTTGTTCGCAAGATCTGTAGTTTATCAGCTGTTGCTTGGCGCGGTTGCCAGGCTTTTAACGTTCTCCCAAAAAATGCCGTGGACATTCGACATCCGTGAAGTCTCCGCAGGATGCTACAAGGCCTTGGCGACCCGCGATTCAGGGCAGTCCATCGCGAAGGAAGGCTTCGTGAGCGTAATTGAGGAGCTACTTGCTGACGTTTATCGTGCGGAAGTCGATGCGGGCACCTTGGACTCGAAAGCTGCCTACGATATCACCTTGGATTTCTTGGGGACATCACGTTGGGAGGGGCGCTATCACGAGAAGATGTTTGGCTCATGGAGCATTTTAGACAGGCGCGACCAGAATAAGGCGATTCACTACGACGGAAGAGATTTCTATCTAATGGTGAGCAAGGACTCGAAGGGCTACTCGTGGCAGGGCGAGTTGAAGAAGCTGGCGAAGGGACGCTGCCACTATTTTCGCGAGGTCGTCTACCTATGAACAAAAACGGGGAGAACAAGCGGGTGCTACCAACAGGCTACCCGCCGCGAGTTGAAAGCGTAATGACAATCACAACCTCAACCTTGAAATCGAAGGGGCGCTGCCGGTAGCCTGCGGCAGACCCTTGACGTTATGCAGAAAATTAGAGCTCGTGAGTTTTCGTGGCGTCTAGGGCTCCCTCACAGATCCGCATCATAAAAATAATGAGAGACTATCTAATTTTGTCAGTTCGGCCAACCTCATCGAGGTTGCCATCTGGGACAGATTTGTTTTATGAGTGCCAAATCTGCAACGGGGTTGTTTCTAGCAGCCCTAAGCATCCAGCTTCGTGTGATTGTCGCAATATTTGTATAGATACGGATGCTGGGAGGCAGGCTTTTAGAGAGATTTTGAAGGTCAAAGTGTTCACTGAAAAATGAATTCCGAATCGCTCATTGCACAAATCCAGCTAAGAATGTATTCGGCATAACAAGGCGCAGCACCCGACCGCCTGATCTCACTGATGTTGGATCTCAAATGACCACTACAACCTTTAACCCTCAGTCTACGCGCGGCTGCCATCAGGCGGCTCATGTGCTATGACGTTCGCTAATAATGAGCACCTTGCCGAATGCAGTCCTCGCTCTTGCTGACGCTTTCAATGATATTCGGAGACCCAAAGGCGTTCCTTGCCTATGGGACATTAGCCCTGAGGAGCTGAGTGCATATCAGCATCATGAGTTTGATCACGGCGGCTGGGTTGCTGAGTACTTGTACTTTTTACCCCGCACCATGCATGCAGGCGTCATAGAAGACGATTGGTGGTTCATTCCTGAGGTTACGGGACAGAGGATTGCCGAAACTGATCCGGAGTCCTGGCCGTTGAGAAGAGCTGAAGCGCTTGATCACTTTTTGACCTCAGTATTTGAATCGTCACGCACGAGGGCGGACACGGGGAGCACCATCGATTCTTGGATCTGCGCAATCGCCCTAATGGGAAAGGATGTTCGACCGTTCCTCGCAAAGGTGGAGGAATCGCATGATCTTATTTTGAAGTACTATGCGGAGAACGCCGACAACTTGAACCAAACAAGTCTATCTAACGCATTTTGGAAGTCGTCACCCGATAAAGGCCGACAGGTCGTAGACTGGTTTTTATCCAAAAACGTGCGTGACCTCATTGAAAGGTCGTACGGCATTCGGCTTTGAAATCCCTGAGCGAACAAGTCGGCGCAGCCAACCGCGATAACGCTGGATGTTGTTCGCAAGATCTGTAGGCTTTCATCGTTGCCAGGCGCGGTTGTCTGGCCTTTTACGTTGTGCCAGATAAATGAATCTCCTTCACATCATTGCGGCAGTCTCGATAGTTTTCGGAATTGCAATGATCATGTTCAGCAGAGTAATCGGATCTGCATTTTGCGCTCTAGGCAGATTCGTGTTCTTCATTTTCAGGGCTATTCCCCCACTTTGGAGTCTGGTGACAGAGGTGTATGACCCAGTAAAAGCTCCAAAGCGCATCAAAGTGCTTGGAGCAGTTTTCGTTGCCCA from Sulfuriroseicoccus oceanibius includes:
- a CDS encoding DUF6869 domain-containing protein, yielding MSPRDYTEAELVEAYLIANGMTGDESSSWANDELLGLVWQNPERAWPIICMIVERKPPKWILGILGAGPLEDLLRAHGSRFIDRIEEFALQNELFRCDVLACVYPIACHPERVADRVRAVYHLESERPKTQEQEAQQGGAANRDNAGCCPQDL
- a CDS encoding SRPBCC family protein, coding for MPLIELETKISAPIDRVFDLARSIDAHMASTEGSNERAVEGRTSGLIGDGETVTWEASHFGIKQRLSVRVTKFDRPYLFGDEMISGAFASMYHTHRFSPSGDGTVMKDEFHFTAPFGILGRLAEGLFLTGYMTRFLAKRAAQLKTMAESEAWRSYLKNTGEQASAGNRDKAGGCSQDL